The following are encoded together in the Methylomonas methanica MC09 genome:
- a CDS encoding 3'(2'),5'-bisphosphate nucleotidase CysQ family protein yields MRLSATELFMLGQCAISAAYQAGHLIADYAQRKVSVDTKRNGGSLAAQVVTEVDHLSQEIILQILRPSCDRFDLALLSEESPDDGERLRKDYFWCIDPLDGTLPFIEALPGYSVSIALLARDGAPLIGVVYDPLTQTLFHAITGRGAWRNRQSLTLPATTPSAQQTLSFLTDKSFVEDPLYPATLTALKRIAQELGYAGAELKLQGGAAMNACQVLAMPPACYFKFPKPQIGGGSIWDYAATSCLFRETNASVSDMGGKPLVLNPTGTTFMNHCGVLYCADPAIAEKLISVYRDLTQS; encoded by the coding sequence ATGCGTCTGTCGGCAACTGAGCTGTTTATGCTCGGCCAATGCGCTATCTCCGCCGCCTATCAGGCCGGACATTTGATCGCCGACTACGCCCAACGCAAGGTCTCTGTCGATACCAAACGCAACGGCGGCAGTCTGGCTGCGCAGGTGGTGACGGAAGTCGATCACCTTAGTCAGGAGATTATCCTGCAAATACTGCGCCCCAGCTGCGACCGCTTCGATTTGGCCTTGCTGTCGGAAGAAAGCCCCGACGACGGCGAGCGGCTGCGCAAGGATTACTTCTGGTGCATAGATCCGCTGGACGGCACCCTGCCCTTCATCGAAGCGCTGCCGGGTTATTCGGTGTCCATCGCTTTACTTGCCAGGGACGGCGCGCCGCTGATCGGCGTGGTTTACGATCCGTTAACGCAAACGCTTTTTCACGCCATAACAGGCCGAGGCGCATGGCGCAACCGACAATCGCTAACGTTGCCCGCAACAACGCCGTCGGCACAACAAACCCTGAGCTTTCTCACCGACAAAAGCTTTGTAGAAGACCCGCTATATCCGGCGACATTAACTGCCCTGAAACGCATCGCCCAAGAACTGGGCTACGCCGGCGCTGAATTAAAACTGCAGGGCGGCGCGGCGATGAACGCCTGCCAGGTTCTGGCTATGCCGCCCGCCTGCTATTTCAAATTTCCCAAACCGCAAATCGGTGGCGGCAGCATCTGGGACTATGCGGCAACCAGTTGCCTGTTCCGGGAGACGAACGCATCGGTCAGCGATATGGGCGGCAAACCGTTGGTGCTAAATCCCACCGGTACAACGTTTATGAATCATTGCGGGGTGTTGTATTGCGCCGATCCGGCTATCGCTGAAAAGCTGATATCGGTTTACCGGGATTTGACACAGAGCTGA
- a CDS encoding phosphotransferase produces the protein MNPAIHELILNATGAEKAFPLEVVQRLWRGYGQIVRYGLSGGDRSSVIVKQVKLPRQTGLSHQRKLRSYQVETAWYERWSSHCDADCRVPACLGSAGFADGRLLVLEDLNPAGYPYRRSRANPEEIQTCLRWLAHFHATFFGQQPTDLWPTGTYWHLQTRPDEWQALTDINLKYAAAVIDQTLRDSPYQTFVHGDAKLANFCFSPDGKQVAAVDFQYVGGGPGIKDVAYFIDSCLDGDACERQQDQLLDVYFQALKQALHTTQKTVDADAVVKNWRSLYPIAWTDFHRFLKGWSPGHWPSSSYSERVARQVISQLQTSHGREHASVGN, from the coding sequence ATGAACCCGGCGATTCACGAGCTGATTCTAAACGCCACCGGCGCGGAAAAAGCGTTCCCCTTAGAAGTGGTGCAACGTTTATGGCGCGGTTACGGCCAGATCGTGCGTTACGGTTTAAGCGGCGGCGACCGGAGCAGCGTCATTGTCAAACAGGTAAAACTGCCCAGGCAAACCGGCCTGTCGCACCAGCGCAAGCTGCGTTCCTATCAGGTCGAAACTGCTTGGTACGAGCGCTGGAGCTCACATTGCGATGCGGATTGCCGGGTACCGGCTTGTCTGGGATCGGCAGGTTTCGCCGATGGCAGGCTGCTGGTGTTGGAAGACCTGAATCCGGCCGGTTATCCTTATCGGCGCTCACGGGCTAATCCCGAAGAGATACAAACCTGCCTGCGTTGGCTGGCACACTTTCATGCCACCTTTTTCGGCCAGCAACCCACGGATTTATGGCCTACCGGCACCTATTGGCATCTGCAAACCCGACCCGACGAATGGCAGGCTTTGACCGACATTAACTTGAAATATGCGGCCGCGGTGATAGACCAAACCTTGCGCGACAGCCCTTATCAAACCTTTGTGCACGGCGACGCCAAGCTGGCGAATTTTTGTTTTTCGCCTGACGGCAAACAGGTTGCGGCGGTCGATTTTCAATATGTCGGCGGCGGGCCGGGCATTAAAGATGTGGCTTACTTTATCGACAGCTGCCTGGATGGCGACGCTTGCGAACGCCAACAAGATCAGCTACTGGACGTATATTTTCAGGCCTTGAAACAAGCCTTGCATACCACGCAAAAAACCGTGGACGCCGATGCCGTGGTAAAAAACTGGCGCAGCCTTTACCCCATAGCCTGGACCGACTTTCACCGCTTTTTGAAAGGCTGGAGCCCCGGACACTGGCCCAGCAGCAGCTACAGCGAGCGCGTTGCCCGGCAAGTCATTAGCCAACTGCAAACCAGCCACGGGAGAGAGCATGCGTCTGTCGGCAACTGA
- a CDS encoding YqiA/YcfP family alpha/beta fold hydrolase, with the protein MNKKTIIYLHGFNSASLNLNGKLLVGKQKLAVMQAFCAEHDIVFDTPNVDYRDFQNIVEDLLFSWNQYLDQGRDVVFMGSSMGGFASEYLAMKTGCKAVMINPAVNPSKLLPQFIGVTENFETGQPYEWSRVHCEQYQSYEQALADSKQALDRTVLLDMGDELLDAEKTLAKYRSIANVATFTGGSHSFEHMQEALPVVARVLAV; encoded by the coding sequence ATGAATAAAAAAACCATTATTTATCTGCACGGTTTCAATTCCGCATCCTTGAATTTAAACGGCAAGCTACTGGTCGGCAAGCAAAAACTGGCGGTAATGCAGGCGTTTTGCGCCGAGCATGATATCGTATTCGATACTCCGAATGTCGACTACCGGGATTTCCAGAACATCGTGGAAGACCTGCTATTCAGTTGGAACCAGTATCTGGATCAAGGCCGCGACGTGGTTTTCATGGGCTCGTCCATGGGCGGCTTTGCCAGCGAGTATCTGGCCATGAAAACCGGCTGTAAAGCCGTGATGATCAATCCGGCCGTCAACCCCAGCAAACTGCTGCCGCAGTTTATCGGCGTGACGGAAAACTTCGAAACCGGCCAGCCTTATGAATGGAGCCGAGTGCATTGCGAGCAATACCAAAGCTACGAACAAGCACTGGCCGACAGCAAACAAGCGCTCGACAGAACCGTTTTACTGGATATGGGCGACGAGCTTTTGGATGCCGAAAAAACCCTGGCAAAGTACCGTTCGATAGCCAACGTGGCGACCTTTACCGGCGGCTCTCACAGTTTCGAGCATATGCAGGAGGCATTGCCCGTGGTTGCGCGAGTCCTCGCGGTTTGA
- the lnt gene encoding apolipoprotein N-acyltransferase, whose protein sequence is MQTQWTTNYSRWLLPTFSGVLIGTSYIPFPPWASLFCFVPLWLFWQQQDRLKNVLVGGVLTSFIYTLIGFNWVTYTLHEFAKVNWFLSGIGMILFALFGHLFVPIAGALWFWARKRLACSTGLSFALMAVFTALAELYVPMLFKWNFGYSWYGAGLPIYQWAEFVGFTGLSMLSILANLLVLFAWRRRATISGKLGFAALLAIFAGLNGSGIWLKQRLPAPDAAVDVLLVQANIGNLEKQSLEHGKGFRAEILTRYFQATDAGLAENPQTDFVMWSETAFPSLLGGEFNQSFYAELLQEFLRNRQVSLITGAYAKDPISGLLTNSMFAVDQQGSVIEPHYSKTILLALGEYIPGEESFPWLRSMLPMVGHFGRGPGPTLLLKLNGYAMGPQICYESLFPEFSQGLADLGAQFIVNTTNDSWYGSWQEPYQHLYMTLARGVEFRRPVLRVTNTGISTVSLANGDVLELSPQDTLWAGAYHVPFLTQPPTTFYQRHLNLLPGLLWTGLIALLGAGFLQKTNAKTHE, encoded by the coding sequence ATGCAGACACAGTGGACGACTAACTATTCGCGATGGCTGTTGCCGACTTTTTCCGGCGTATTGATTGGCACCAGTTATATCCCGTTTCCGCCCTGGGCATCGTTATTTTGTTTTGTGCCGCTGTGGTTATTTTGGCAGCAACAGGACCGCTTGAAAAACGTGTTGGTCGGCGGCGTTTTGACCAGCTTTATTTACACGCTGATCGGCTTTAACTGGGTGACCTACACCTTGCACGAATTCGCCAAAGTAAATTGGTTTCTATCCGGTATAGGCATGATCTTGTTCGCCTTATTCGGGCATTTATTCGTACCGATTGCCGGCGCGCTGTGGTTTTGGGCTCGCAAGCGGCTGGCTTGCAGTACCGGTTTATCGTTCGCCTTGATGGCGGTGTTTACGGCCTTGGCTGAGCTGTACGTGCCAATGCTGTTTAAATGGAATTTCGGCTATAGCTGGTACGGGGCCGGTTTACCGATTTACCAATGGGCGGAATTCGTCGGCTTTACCGGCCTAAGCATGTTAAGCATACTAGCCAATCTGCTGGTATTGTTCGCTTGGCGGCGGCGGGCGACAATCTCCGGCAAGCTTGGTTTTGCAGCCTTACTGGCGATATTCGCCGGGCTGAACGGAAGCGGCATCTGGTTGAAACAGCGTTTGCCCGCGCCCGACGCGGCGGTGGATGTGCTACTGGTACAAGCCAATATCGGCAATCTGGAAAAACAATCGCTGGAGCACGGCAAGGGGTTCCGGGCGGAGATTTTGACCCGCTATTTTCAGGCCACCGATGCCGGCTTGGCGGAGAATCCGCAGACCGACTTTGTCATGTGGTCGGAGACCGCCTTTCCATCCTTGCTGGGCGGCGAATTCAACCAGTCGTTTTATGCCGAACTGCTGCAGGAATTTCTGCGCAACCGGCAAGTATCGCTGATCACCGGCGCGTACGCAAAAGACCCGATATCCGGCTTGCTTACCAATTCGATGTTCGCCGTCGACCAACAGGGCAGCGTCATCGAACCGCATTACAGCAAGACCATTTTGCTGGCCTTGGGCGAATATATTCCCGGCGAAGAATCCTTTCCCTGGCTCAGAAGCATGCTGCCGATGGTGGGACATTTCGGGCGCGGCCCCGGACCGACACTACTGTTAAAACTGAACGGCTACGCCATGGGCCCGCAAATCTGCTACGAAAGTTTGTTCCCGGAATTTTCCCAAGGGCTTGCCGACTTGGGCGCACAATTTATCGTGAACACCACCAACGACTCCTGGTACGGCAGCTGGCAGGAACCTTACCAGCATTTGTACATGACGCTGGCCCGCGGCGTGGAGTTTCGCCGGCCTGTGCTGCGGGTGACTAATACCGGCATCTCAACCGTCTCGCTGGCCAACGGCGACGTACTGGAACTGTCGCCGCAAGATACCCTGTGGGCCGGCGCTTACCACGTGCCATTTTTAACCCAACCGCCGACCACTTTTTACCAACGCCACCTCAACCTGCTGCCGGGGCTGTTATGGACCGGCCTGATCGCGCTACTCGGCGCGGGATTTCTGCAAAAAACTAACGCCAAAACCCATGAATAA
- a CDS encoding NAD(P)/FAD-dependent oxidoreductase, whose protein sequence is MNTTERYYDVAIIGTGIGGSTLASILARQGLSVIVFEGATHPRFTIGESMILETSEAMRALAEFYDVPELAYFSSENYYNLIGTSHGVKRHFSFLHHSPGESQNTRKSLQAVIPKLPYGHELHIHRQDSDYLLTSIAISYGAEVLQGTPVRDINIKSNGVEIQTDSQVYRAEYIVDAGGMKSLLAEKCGLRHRNLQAHTRALYTHMVNVPCFNDVGPGRAQYGHPFRVSEGTLHHIFKGGWLWVIPFNNHSRATNPLCSVGLQLDPRIYPLNADFTPEQEFYAFIDQFPDIRKQFKQARPVRAWMRTERLQYSSHHVVGDRFALLAHAMGFIDPLYSKGMYVTHMSVMIVADLILKAKQTGDYSASAFAPLEQITLRYMGMHDRLVANSFKSWHHHELWSVYAILWLLGAYLEYLKLTVTRLSARDRTDYLAQLAGLKLAGGGFAPFFELQEKVDTLIEQVNIEDKADVDRIVLKIRNLYAAYPWMPSAFRDLLDGKTFLPNNKLRVNLLNSSDGFLGEGVYRQHFFADTTLSKLIPKALYEQFRYGVFNLNWRKHA, encoded by the coding sequence ATGAATACCACCGAACGCTATTATGACGTCGCCATTATCGGCACCGGCATCGGTGGTTCGACGCTGGCATCGATATTAGCCCGGCAGGGGTTGTCCGTTATCGTATTCGAGGGCGCGACCCATCCCCGTTTCACGATCGGCGAATCCATGATTCTGGAAACTTCGGAAGCGATGCGCGCACTGGCTGAATTCTACGATGTTCCGGAGTTGGCCTATTTCAGCTCGGAAAATTATTACAATCTCATTGGCACTTCACATGGCGTAAAGCGACATTTCAGTTTTCTGCACCACAGCCCCGGCGAGTCTCAGAACACGCGTAAAAGCTTGCAGGCGGTTATCCCAAAGTTGCCGTATGGGCATGAACTGCATATCCACCGTCAGGATTCGGATTACCTGCTCACGTCCATAGCTATTTCCTATGGCGCGGAAGTTCTGCAAGGAACTCCGGTTCGCGACATCAACATCAAGTCGAACGGTGTGGAAATCCAAACCGATTCGCAAGTTTATCGCGCCGAGTATATCGTTGACGCCGGCGGCATGAAATCTCTGTTAGCGGAAAAATGCGGCTTGCGGCACCGCAATCTGCAAGCCCATACCCGCGCGCTCTACACTCATATGGTGAATGTGCCCTGCTTCAACGATGTGGGGCCTGGACGCGCGCAATACGGGCATCCGTTCCGGGTATCGGAAGGCACGCTGCACCATATCTTCAAAGGCGGTTGGTTATGGGTCATTCCGTTCAACAATCATTCCCGCGCTACCAATCCGCTCTGCAGCGTCGGCCTGCAACTCGATCCCCGCATCTACCCCCTCAATGCCGACTTTACACCCGAACAAGAATTTTATGCGTTCATCGACCAATTTCCGGACATACGCAAGCAATTTAAGCAGGCACGTCCGGTACGCGCCTGGATGCGCACCGAACGCTTGCAATATTCTTCGCACCATGTGGTCGGCGATCGTTTTGCATTATTGGCACATGCGATGGGCTTCATCGACCCTCTGTATTCCAAGGGTATGTACGTGACGCATATGAGTGTGATGATAGTGGCTGATCTGATCTTAAAAGCCAAGCAGACCGGCGATTATTCGGCATCGGCATTTGCACCGCTGGAGCAGATTACCCTGCGCTACATGGGAATGCATGACAGACTGGTGGCAAATTCCTTTAAATCCTGGCACCACCATGAACTCTGGTCGGTGTATGCAATCCTGTGGTTATTGGGTGCCTATTTGGAATATTTGAAGCTGACCGTCACGCGCCTGTCTGCCCGCGACCGCACCGATTATTTGGCTCAGCTGGCCGGATTAAAACTGGCCGGCGGCGGTTTTGCTCCTTTTTTCGAATTACAGGAAAAAGTGGATACGCTCATCGAGCAGGTAAACATTGAGGATAAAGCCGACGTTGATCGCATAGTTCTGAAAATTCGTAATCTGTACGCTGCTTATCCCTGGATGCCTTCTGCATTTCGAGATTTACTGGATGGCAAAACGTTTCTACCGAATAACAAACTACGAGTGAATCTGCTAAATAGCAGCGACGGGTTCCTGGGTGAAGGCGTTTACCGTCAACATTTTTTCGCCGATACCACTCTATCGAAACTAATCCCAAAAGCCTTATACGAGCAATTCCGATATGGCGTATTTAACTTGAATTGGCGAAAACACGCTTAG
- a CDS encoding peroxiredoxin-like family protein, translated as MNFLKSMYISTFMMLAMAIASYAGWRLYNGVNNYMGYSFYPGGNPWAWIGVILTTAPILMVIGWITMFKNVARTSAHLPVLNVLGLIGVGLAFWAGVNHQAPALAPALAIGGWLGFVLYSYWYSSYGRQPSTKLRVGAELPAFTVRNASGASVTSAQLTDKPAILIFFRGNWCPLCMAQVKEMVAHYQDINALGVRVALISPQPHDNTIALSKKFGVNFDFLTDEGNSAARALGIEQNHGLPMGMRMLGYASETVLPTVIIMDRDGKVIWTHETDNYRIRPEPDVYLDVLHRHRMAVA; from the coding sequence ATGAACTTCCTTAAATCAATGTATATCAGTACTTTTATGATGTTAGCCATGGCCATCGCGAGCTATGCCGGTTGGCGCCTTTATAACGGGGTTAACAACTATATGGGTTACTCATTTTATCCGGGCGGCAACCCCTGGGCGTGGATAGGCGTAATACTGACAACCGCTCCCATATTGATGGTCATTGGTTGGATCACGATGTTTAAAAATGTAGCCCGAACCAGTGCTCACCTTCCCGTCCTGAACGTCTTAGGACTCATCGGCGTAGGGCTGGCGTTTTGGGCTGGCGTAAACCATCAAGCACCGGCCCTGGCCCCGGCATTGGCTATTGGCGGCTGGCTGGGTTTTGTACTTTATTCCTATTGGTATTCGAGTTACGGGCGTCAGCCAAGCACAAAGCTCCGGGTTGGTGCCGAACTGCCCGCATTTACCGTCAGAAATGCAAGCGGCGCGTCCGTCACGTCGGCACAGTTGACGGACAAACCGGCTATTTTGATCTTCTTTCGCGGCAACTGGTGTCCGCTATGTATGGCGCAAGTCAAGGAAATGGTTGCCCATTACCAGGATATTAATGCACTTGGCGTGCGGGTAGCGTTGATATCTCCGCAACCACATGACAACACCATTGCGCTGTCGAAAAAATTCGGCGTGAATTTCGATTTCCTGACCGATGAAGGAAATTCCGCGGCCCGCGCCCTGGGCATCGAACAAAATCACGGACTGCCGATGGGCATGCGGATGCTGGGTTACGCCAGTGAAACCGTGTTGCCTACGGTTATCATCATGGATCGGGACGGAAAGGTTATCTGGACCCATGAGACCGACAATTATCGTATTCGTCCCGAACCCGATGTTTATTTGGATGTACTCCACCGCCATCGCATGGCGGTGGCTTAA
- a CDS encoding LysR family transcriptional regulator, with translation MAELDWDDLKHFLALSRLGSVRAAADKLGVSHSTVARRIDAFEKRLGVRLFDRSPSGYAITAAGEEVLQVAEQIETEIHGMERRIAGRDQQLGGDIRVTMVDVLCTHLLMPHLAEFSRLYPDIALEVMTAHDIGFDTLDLSKREADVALRFTQKPPDQLIGKCLGNLYCAAYASTEYVQRHDFDKGTAVRWIDCVKRGDYPAWVKNSDYPHIPVKGAFQSLLLQFEAAKAGMGIGMLPCFLGDPEPTLQRLPPGVARPSYDLWLLTHTDMRTTARLRVFSEFIANAVFSHKALLEGRSV, from the coding sequence ATGGCAGAGTTGGATTGGGACGATCTCAAGCACTTTCTGGCGCTAAGCCGGTTGGGGTCGGTGCGCGCGGCCGCAGACAAGCTTGGAGTCAGTCATTCGACGGTTGCCCGGCGTATAGACGCTTTTGAGAAGCGGTTGGGCGTTCGCTTGTTCGATCGGTCGCCTAGCGGTTATGCCATCACGGCGGCGGGCGAAGAAGTGTTGCAGGTCGCCGAACAAATCGAAACGGAAATTCACGGTATGGAGCGGCGCATTGCCGGGCGGGATCAACAGCTCGGCGGCGATATTCGCGTCACCATGGTAGATGTGTTGTGTACGCATCTGCTGATGCCGCATCTTGCGGAATTTTCCAGGCTTTATCCTGATATTGCACTTGAAGTCATGACCGCGCACGACATAGGCTTCGACACCCTCGATTTGAGCAAGCGCGAAGCTGACGTAGCATTGCGATTCACTCAGAAGCCGCCCGATCAATTGATCGGCAAATGCCTCGGCAACCTGTATTGCGCGGCCTACGCCTCGACGGAATATGTTCAGCGACACGATTTCGATAAGGGCACTGCGGTTCGTTGGATTGATTGCGTAAAACGCGGCGATTATCCTGCCTGGGTCAAGAACAGCGATTACCCGCACATCCCTGTCAAAGGGGCGTTTCAAAGCTTGTTGCTTCAATTCGAAGCCGCCAAGGCGGGCATGGGTATAGGGATGTTGCCGTGCTTTCTGGGGGATCCGGAGCCGACTTTACAGCGTTTGCCGCCCGGTGTGGCTCGCCCTAGTTACGATCTCTGGTTACTGACCCACACCGATATGCGCACGACGGCGCGCTTAAGGGTATTTTCCGAATTTATTGCGAATGCGGTATTCAGCCACAAAGCCTTGCTTGAGGGACGAAGCGTGTAA
- a CDS encoding putative Ig domain-containing protein: protein MKRLRLATVCSGIFMATATMAAPIDDARFKAMAWLITHQNGDGSWPGAPGLEMAETAAAVEALVNAGMTQSDTFTNGVAWLQNHEAYSTDALSRQIIALAKSGRDTSDLVTRLIDWRNNEASPKSSWGAYDHYGTSYPDTAMALEAIKVAAASYAEEGYSVCNIVAQRNTAVADGGWPYFVPPTGTQPSGILPTAYSLIVLSRYKTSSCGTTTISSVLTSAASWLTNQQKTPGGGFGEGSAGTVMETALAYRALTAVLGASDPAVVNAQNFLIAQQQGDGSWGNGDALLTTLTLAAMPTVALADIDRDGLPDGTETQALLGTNPNLPDAFGLLRGNGRGIAGETTALPLTKAFIDLPYTASLATSNGTPPYSWLLSSGYLPDGLSLDSNTGEITGTPTALGVYNFSYEILAADMQTSIVSQIEVTEPQPTQVPALPAWAMLLMGGLLSVIMRHAEHRKTRTIR from the coding sequence ATGAAACGCTTAAGATTGGCTACCGTATGCTCAGGCATTTTCATGGCAACGGCGACCATGGCGGCACCCATCGACGATGCCCGCTTCAAAGCCATGGCCTGGCTGATCACTCACCAAAACGGCGACGGCAGTTGGCCAGGAGCGCCGGGGTTGGAGATGGCGGAGACGGCAGCGGCCGTCGAAGCCTTGGTGAATGCCGGCATGACCCAAAGCGATACGTTTACCAACGGCGTCGCCTGGCTGCAAAACCATGAAGCCTATAGCACGGATGCCTTGTCCCGTCAGATTATCGCCTTGGCCAAGTCCGGACGCGATACTTCGGATTTGGTCACCCGCTTAATCGATTGGCGTAACAATGAAGCCTCGCCCAAGAGCAGTTGGGGTGCTTACGATCACTACGGCACCAGTTATCCTGATACAGCCATGGCATTAGAAGCGATTAAAGTGGCTGCCGCCAGTTATGCCGAGGAAGGTTATAGCGTTTGTAACATTGTCGCGCAACGTAATACCGCTGTGGCCGACGGCGGTTGGCCCTATTTCGTGCCGCCCACGGGCACCCAGCCCAGCGGGATTCTACCAACGGCCTATAGCTTGATCGTGCTGAGCCGCTATAAAACCTCCAGCTGCGGTACCACGACGATTTCCAGCGTTCTGACCAGCGCTGCCTCCTGGCTAACAAACCAGCAGAAAACGCCGGGCGGCGGATTCGGCGAAGGCAGTGCCGGAACGGTCATGGAAACCGCGTTGGCCTATCGTGCATTAACCGCCGTGCTCGGCGCTAGCGATCCTGCCGTCGTGAATGCACAAAACTTTCTGATTGCCCAACAACAAGGCGATGGCAGTTGGGGCAACGGTGATGCGTTGCTCACCACGCTGACGTTGGCGGCCATGCCTACAGTGGCGCTGGCCGATATCGACCGCGACGGTTTGCCGGACGGCACCGAAACCCAAGCCCTACTCGGCACTAATCCCAACCTACCCGACGCCTTCGGCTTGTTAAGAGGCAACGGGCGCGGCATCGCCGGCGAGACCACGGCCCTACCGCTGACCAAGGCCTTTATCGATTTACCTTACACGGCCAGCTTGGCTACCAGTAACGGCACACCACCCTATAGCTGGCTGCTGAGCTCAGGCTATTTACCGGACGGACTCAGTCTGGACAGCAATACCGGCGAGATCACCGGTACACCCACGGCGCTCGGAGTGTACAACTTTAGCTATGAAATACTGGCCGCAGATATGCAAACCTCCATCGTTAGCCAAATCGAAGTCACTGAGCCGCAACCCACCCAAGTCCCGGCACTGCCTGCCTGGGCTATGCTGCTGATGGGTGGGCTGCTTTCCGTCATCATGCGGCACGCCGAGCATCGTAAAACCCGCACAATCCGTTAA